Proteins from a genomic interval of Paenibacillus lentus:
- the qcrB gene encoding menaquinol-cytochrome c reductase cytochrome b subunit yields the protein MFKNVYNWIDERLDITPIWRDVADHEVPEHVNPAHHFSAFVYCFGGLTFFITVIQILSGMFLTMYYVPDIINAYASVEYLQTQVAFGQIVRGMHHWGASLVIVMMFLHTLRVFFTGSYKAPREMNWVVGMLIFFVMIGLGLTGYLLPWDNKAYFATKVTLEIANSVPVLGPVIKELLQGGSIVGAETLTRFFAIHVFFLPAVLLILLVGHFIMIRRQGISGPL from the coding sequence ATGTTTAAAAATGTGTACAACTGGATTGATGAACGTCTTGATATCACGCCAATTTGGAGAGATGTGGCAGATCACGAGGTGCCTGAACACGTTAACCCTGCGCATCATTTCTCTGCTTTCGTGTATTGCTTTGGTGGCTTGACGTTCTTTATTACTGTTATCCAGATCTTGTCGGGAATGTTCCTTACAATGTATTACGTTCCTGATATTATTAATGCTTATGCCAGTGTGGAATACTTGCAGACACAGGTCGCATTTGGTCAGATCGTCCGCGGTATGCATCACTGGGGAGCAAGTTTGGTTATCGTCATGATGTTCCTTCATACACTACGGGTATTCTTTACAGGCTCGTACAAAGCGCCGCGTGAGATGAACTGGGTTGTAGGCATGCTCATATTCTTTGTCATGATCGGACTTGGTCTGACCGGCTATTTGCTGCCATGGGACAACAAGGCTTATTTTGCAACGAAAGTAACGCTAGAAATTGCTAACTCTGTGCCGGTTCTTGGGCCGGTCATCAAAGAACTGCTTCAAGGCGGTTCCATCGTAGGGGCTGAGACGCTTACTCGTTTCTTTGCTATTCACGTGTTCTTCCTCCCGGCCGTGCTGCTTATCCTTCTGGTAGGACACTTTATCATGATCCGCAGACAGGGTATTTCCGGTCCACTATAA
- a CDS encoding menaquinol-cytochrome c reductase cytochrome b/c subunit, with the protein MAHVDKSKSKEKVVFVGDSRVRKGSGFITPPDYTAYPGKSEAFIPNFLLKEWMVGVVVLVGFLVLTISEPAPLGYPANPSASVIPMPDWYFLFLYQYLKYPYASGDWVVLGTLGIPGVAFGGLLLAPFLDRGKERRFYRRPIASSLMFLSLAAIVYLTNVAWTHYKHELEASGTQPEHIQREEEAREKRERGLPTSNAVRQKEVAIVDKDDPAMEYYKKATCINCHAADLKGTAAPSLRGIGDKYNKDEILTIIKEGYNTMQPMYQAATTAGLTDEDIDHLAEWLAKQKAEQ; encoded by the coding sequence ATGGCTCACGTAGACAAATCGAAATCGAAAGAAAAAGTCGTATTTGTCGGCGATTCGCGCGTACGAAAGGGTAGCGGATTTATCACTCCTCCTGATTATACGGCATATCCCGGTAAGTCGGAGGCATTTATTCCGAACTTTTTGTTAAAAGAATGGATGGTTGGCGTTGTCGTACTTGTTGGCTTCCTAGTATTGACAATTTCGGAGCCGGCTCCACTCGGTTACCCCGCTAATCCAAGCGCATCAGTTATTCCGATGCCGGACTGGTATTTCTTGTTCCTCTATCAGTATCTGAAATATCCATACGCTTCGGGAGACTGGGTTGTACTTGGAACATTGGGTATTCCCGGCGTAGCTTTTGGCGGTTTATTGCTCGCTCCGTTCTTGGATCGCGGGAAGGAACGTCGCTTCTATCGCCGTCCGATCGCCTCCTCGTTGATGTTCCTGTCGCTAGCAGCTATCGTTTATTTGACGAACGTAGCCTGGACGCATTATAAGCATGAGCTTGAAGCGTCTGGAACACAGCCCGAGCATATTCAGCGTGAAGAAGAGGCTCGGGAGAAACGGGAACGAGGGTTGCCTACTTCAAATGCGGTTCGGCAGAAAGAAGTTGCCATCGTGGATAAAGATGATCCTGCTATGGAGTATTATAAGAAGGCAACCTGCATCAACTGCCATGCAGCCGATTTGAAAGGAACCGCTGCTCCTTCACTGCGCGGGATCGGAGACAAGTACAACAAGGACGAAATTCTGACAATTATCAAAGAAGGCTACAACACGATGCAGCCGATGTATCAGGCAGCGACTACCGCGGGTCTGACGGATGAGGATATTGATCATTTGGCTGAATGGCTTGCGAAACAAAAAGCGGAACAGTAA
- a CDS encoding DUF1405 domain-containing protein produces MKLSLLWGREFLSSRFILWALFISNLLGTIYGYIWYGAQLWDTWANYPRWLIPFVPDSPTASLFFTLALLFLMFPNSLSKYHRIRTLIEALAVVTSVKYGVWAVSIIFAGAYQGDVLVWQDWMLVVSHLAMAVEALLFVRLFAYGSIMLLLAGTWTFLNDFMDYSFGVYPWLPQVLWDDVGTVMVFTVALTGISIAAGWIAMRAAKRI; encoded by the coding sequence TTGAAGCTTTCTTTGTTATGGGGCCGGGAATTTCTTTCGAGCCGGTTTATATTATGGGCTTTATTTATAAGTAATCTATTAGGAACGATATACGGGTACATATGGTATGGTGCGCAGCTTTGGGATACATGGGCCAACTATCCGCGTTGGCTTATTCCTTTTGTTCCGGATAGTCCGACGGCAAGTCTGTTTTTTACGCTAGCACTGCTTTTTCTAATGTTCCCCAATTCTTTATCAAAGTATCATAGAATTCGGACACTAATTGAAGCGTTAGCAGTCGTGACGAGCGTCAAATATGGCGTCTGGGCTGTAAGCATCATATTCGCCGGGGCTTATCAAGGCGATGTGCTTGTATGGCAGGATTGGATGCTGGTCGTTTCTCATCTGGCGATGGCCGTGGAAGCGTTATTGTTCGTACGACTATTTGCATATGGGTCGATCATGCTGCTTCTCGCCGGTACTTGGACGTTCCTTAATGATTTCATGGATTACTCATTTGGTGTATATCCTTGGCTGCCGCAGGTGCTTTGGGATGATGTCGGAACCGTCATGGTCTTTACCGTGGCCTTAACGGGAATCAGTATAGCTGCTGGATGGATTGCGATGAGAGCCGCAAAAAGAATATAA
- a CDS encoding sporulation protein YpjB — protein sequence MSVNGDNNRRVLLVLLTVLLFIGWTVQLPGMADAMGTDSTVLAEKRDERLRSLEAATERLYHAMQQVNTSTVHQEMDQLIRALEGLSFKGLTSVDGIHALAECIMDTRESINQVKLSPEAWMETSARLRLAVNSLTHKQNALWRQYYKVMFSNLQDMGKARSGGNRTEFKEALQSLQANYELIRPAAIIQREPSDVRKFDSWLSYIVRLGNEATWDEGALKEAISQGAPLLQELFERRGNEPVFLPLIGSRSPWYWSALIGGWIMLALTYTGMRKYQAEQAVSSVRRPKGNDGLFNKRE from the coding sequence ATGTCCGTGAATGGGGATAATAATAGACGGGTACTGCTGGTGCTGTTGACAGTGCTGTTATTTATAGGCTGGACTGTACAACTCCCGGGTATGGCCGATGCTATGGGAACGGATTCTACGGTGCTTGCTGAAAAGCGGGATGAGAGATTGAGGAGCCTTGAAGCGGCGACTGAGCGCTTATACCATGCCATGCAGCAGGTGAATACGTCTACAGTTCATCAGGAAATGGATCAATTAATTCGGGCGTTGGAGGGGCTCTCTTTTAAAGGCTTGACATCGGTAGACGGGATTCATGCTTTGGCTGAGTGTATTATGGACACACGCGAGTCTATAAATCAGGTAAAGCTGTCCCCGGAAGCGTGGATGGAGACTTCTGCAAGATTAAGATTGGCTGTAAACAGCTTGACGCATAAACAAAATGCCTTATGGCGGCAATACTATAAAGTGATGTTCAGCAACTTGCAGGATATGGGAAAAGCGCGTTCTGGCGGTAACCGAACGGAATTTAAGGAGGCGCTGCAATCTCTGCAAGCGAACTATGAGTTGATCAGACCAGCAGCAATCATTCAGAGAGAACCTTCGGATGTTCGTAAATTCGATTCATGGCTATCGTATATCGTGAGGCTTGGCAATGAAGCTACCTGGGATGAAGGGGCGCTGAAGGAGGCGATCAGCCAAGGGGCTCCGCTGCTGCAGGAATTGTTCGAGCGCAGGGGGAATGAGCCGGTGTTTCTCCCCCTGATCGGCTCAAGAAGCCCCTGGTATTGGAGCGCCCTGATCGGCGGCTGGATAATGCTCGCTCTGACGTATACAGGAATGCGTAAATATCAAGCGGAGCAAGCCGTTTCTTCTGTACGCAGACCTAAGGGAAATGACGGTTTGTTTAATAAAAGAGAATAA
- a CDS encoding YitT family protein translates to MRTIKLTSYLRTLLPIMLGTAIYAFGLLYFIIPNQLMEGGVTGITILLNYAFGISPSISNLILNIPLFLLGWKTLGGRSIVYTGIGIASLSFFLWLFEKMIRTGWINPFTTQHDYILASLYAGVTLGAGLGLVFRFGGTTGGSDIIARILGRKYGWSMGQVILSLDVIIIGLSLFYIREENILYTLVAVFIASKVIDFIQEGAYSARAFTIISDSAPEIADIITKEMDRGVTLIPAVGAYSKQAKHMVYCVVSRQEMRRLRAIAKSVDPRAFIIINDVHDVHGEGFKED, encoded by the coding sequence ATGAGAACAATCAAACTTACAAGTTATTTGCGCACGTTACTTCCCATCATGCTGGGAACAGCGATCTACGCCTTTGGGCTGCTTTATTTCATAATTCCCAATCAATTGATGGAAGGCGGGGTTACGGGGATAACCATCCTGCTGAATTATGCGTTCGGGATATCCCCCTCTATCTCCAACCTCATCCTAAACATCCCTCTTTTTCTGTTAGGTTGGAAAACCCTTGGGGGACGTTCGATTGTTTACACCGGCATAGGCATCGCTTCTCTGTCTTTTTTTCTATGGTTATTCGAAAAAATGATTCGCACCGGCTGGATCAATCCGTTTACGACCCAGCATGATTATATCCTCGCCTCTCTCTACGCGGGCGTTACGCTCGGAGCGGGTCTTGGTCTCGTGTTCCGGTTTGGCGGTACGACCGGAGGCTCCGACATCATCGCCAGAATCCTCGGCCGAAAATATGGCTGGAGTATGGGACAAGTCATCTTAAGCCTGGACGTTATCATTATCGGTCTTTCTCTCTTCTATATTCGGGAGGAGAATATTTTGTATACGCTGGTTGCTGTCTTCATCGCCTCTAAGGTCATCGATTTCATTCAGGAAGGCGCTTATTCGGCCAGAGCATTCACGATTATTAGTGACTCTGCCCCGGAGATCGCCGATATCATTACGAAAGAAATGGATCGAGGTGTCACCCTAATCCCGGCCGTCGGCGCATATTCTAAACAAGCGAAACATATGGTTTATTGCGTCGTTTCTAGACAGGAGATGAGGCGTCTACGGGCTATCGCCAAATCCGTAGACCCTAGAGCATTCATCATCATTAATGATGTGCATGACGTGCACGGAGAGGGTTTTAAAGAGGACTAG
- a CDS encoding nucleotide pyrophosphohydrolase, with product MQREVDEYISQFKEGYFSPLSMLARMSEEVGELAREVNHRYGEKPKKPDEADNSIELELGDILFITMCFANSLGIDLTEAHNKVMHKFNTRDADRWTKKDTD from the coding sequence ATGCAGCGCGAAGTGGACGAATACATATCACAGTTTAAGGAAGGCTACTTCAGTCCGCTCAGTATGCTTGCCCGAATGAGTGAAGAAGTTGGTGAACTGGCTCGGGAAGTTAACCACCGATACGGTGAAAAGCCGAAGAAACCGGATGAAGCAGACAATTCGATTGAATTGGAGCTTGGAGATATATTATTTATTACAATGTGTTTTGCTAATTCGCTAGGCATCGACCTGACAGAAGCTCATAATAAGGTGATGCATAAATTTAATACCCGCGATGCAGATCGCTGGACCAAAAAGGACACCGATTAG
- a CDS encoding tetratricopeptide repeat protein codes for MQVEQYLKKAYRSIFDNDFEGAIHWFEQALSEGPDNADIHYRLSITCARSDRLEKAIHHARLAATLEPAHLEYKSHYDRLQSKELTVLAKKQLEQANARHKGLVKSAVTLLERAVHLDPLSVIAMLWLAIAYGELQQYSLALRAVQEAAQLPQDEAITKQLQKLEQRFKSEINQSSS; via the coding sequence ATGCAGGTGGAACAATATTTGAAGAAAGCCTATCGCAGCATCTTTGATAATGATTTTGAAGGAGCGATTCACTGGTTCGAGCAGGCGCTTTCTGAGGGCCCAGACAATGCGGACATTCATTATCGCCTATCTATTACTTGTGCACGCAGTGATCGATTGGAGAAGGCGATTCATCATGCGCGTTTGGCTGCGACATTAGAGCCCGCCCATTTGGAATATAAATCACATTATGATCGGTTGCAATCCAAAGAGTTGACGGTTTTGGCGAAAAAGCAGCTAGAGCAAGCCAATGCCCGTCATAAGGGCCTGGTTAAATCTGCGGTTACTCTGCTTGAGCGGGCGGTTCATCTAGATCCGCTGTCCGTGATCGCTATGCTGTGGCTTGCGATAGCTTACGGCGAATTGCAGCAGTACTCATTGGCTTTGCGGGCGGTTCAGGAAGCTGCACAGCTTCCTCAGGACGAGGCCATCACAAAGCAGCTTCAAAAATTAGAACAGCGATTTAAATCCGAGATCAATCAATCATCATCCTAG
- the dapB gene encoding 4-hydroxy-tetrahydrodipicolinate reductase, with protein MTEQIRVAVAGAGGRMGKEVVKMVLEDPDFRLVAAVNLSDEGLDAGTLVGLPACGVTLSKDLELALVEGKPQVLVDFTTPQSAYSNTMIAIKHGVRPVIGTTGFTPEQIEDLDKQCQERGIGGLIAPNFSIGAILMMKFAAQAAKYFPHLEIIEYHGDQKLDAPSGTAIKTAELIAMNREELRQGNPDEEETIDGARGGYYNGFRIHSVRLPGVFAQQEVIFGGFGQTLKIRHDSYERAGYMPGVNLAIKKVLEYKGLIYGFEHFVD; from the coding sequence ATGACTGAACAAATAAGAGTAGCTGTTGCTGGAGCAGGCGGCAGAATGGGTAAAGAAGTAGTAAAGATGGTATTGGAGGATCCCGATTTTCGTCTCGTAGCCGCCGTGAACTTATCGGATGAAGGATTAGACGCGGGGACACTGGTAGGACTTCCTGCTTGCGGCGTGACGCTAAGCAAAGATTTGGAGCTTGCTTTAGTAGAAGGCAAGCCCCAGGTCCTGGTTGATTTCACTACGCCGCAATCGGCGTATTCCAATACAATGATTGCGATCAAGCATGGGGTCCGTCCGGTGATCGGGACGACGGGGTTCACCCCGGAGCAAATCGAGGATTTGGACAAGCAGTGTCAAGAACGGGGCATCGGCGGGTTGATTGCTCCAAACTTCTCCATTGGAGCCATTTTGATGATGAAATTTGCAGCGCAGGCTGCAAAATATTTTCCTCACCTCGAAATTATTGAATACCACGGAGATCAGAAGCTTGACGCTCCTTCTGGAACTGCGATTAAGACGGCGGAGTTAATCGCTATGAACCGCGAGGAATTGCGTCAAGGTAATCCGGATGAAGAAGAGACGATTGATGGAGCGAGAGGAGGCTATTATAACGGCTTCCGTATCCACAGCGTCCGTCTGCCGGGGGTGTTTGCTCAGCAGGAAGTCATCTTCGGCGGGTTTGGCCAGACCTTGAAAATTCGTCATGATTCATATGAACGTGCAGGCTATATGCCAGGAGTCAACCTGGCGATTAAGAAAGTTCTTGAATATAAAGGCTTGATCTATGGTTTCGAACATTTTGTGGATTGA
- a CDS encoding methylglyoxal synthase — protein sequence MMNIAFIAHDRKKEDIVNLAIAYEHVFKDKKLYSTGTTGARIMESTNLKIHRFLSGPLGGDQQIGSLIAQNEMDLVIFLRDPLMAQPHEPDITALLRLCDVHGVPVATNMATAEILIRALDRGDFAWRELVEQNKPGLA from the coding sequence ATGATGAATATCGCATTTATTGCTCATGATCGTAAAAAAGAAGATATCGTTAACCTGGCTATCGCCTATGAACATGTGTTTAAGGATAAAAAACTTTACTCTACGGGAACGACAGGTGCTCGGATTATGGAAAGCACGAATTTGAAGATTCACCGTTTTCTGTCTGGCCCACTGGGTGGTGACCAGCAAATCGGCTCGCTGATCGCTCAAAATGAAATGGATCTCGTGATTTTTCTGCGCGACCCGCTGATGGCTCAGCCGCATGAGCCGGATATTACAGCGTTGCTCCGTCTTTGCGACGTGCATGGAGTTCCGGTGGCTACGAATATGGCGACAGCTGAAATCTTGATTCGAGCCCTCGACCGGGGCGACTTTGCATGGCGTGAACTAGTAGAGCAGAACAAGCCGGGGTTAGCCTAA
- the bshB1 gene encoding bacillithiol biosynthesis deacetylase BshB1, which translates to MSIKLDILVIGAHADDAEIGMSGTIAKQVAAGHKVGIMDLTEAELSSNGNVQLRQEEAAAASLVLGLAHRSNLGLPDRSLHASPENIAVVTKAIRQLSPDIVFAPYWEDRHPDHVAASKLVEEAVFNAKLRRYMPEIPAISAPDLYYYFINDWRTPDLLVDVTAYYSLKEQALECYRSQFGQAVPGEDVALTPLNQGYVERVKARDALLGQRKLIPYAEGFAVKSPYLIELFGSSST; encoded by the coding sequence ATGAGCATTAAGCTGGATATACTGGTCATTGGCGCCCATGCAGATGACGCGGAGATTGGGATGTCCGGAACGATCGCTAAGCAGGTAGCGGCAGGGCATAAGGTTGGAATTATGGATTTAACGGAAGCGGAGCTATCATCGAACGGCAATGTTCAGCTGCGGCAAGAGGAAGCTGCTGCTGCTTCGCTGGTGCTAGGACTGGCGCATCGAAGCAATCTGGGACTACCGGATCGTTCACTGCATGCCTCGCCTGAAAATATTGCTGTTGTTACCAAGGCCATTAGGCAATTGTCGCCGGACATTGTGTTTGCTCCCTATTGGGAGGATCGCCATCCGGATCATGTCGCAGCGAGCAAGCTAGTGGAAGAAGCCGTCTTTAATGCTAAGCTGCGCCGGTATATGCCGGAAATCCCGGCAATTTCGGCACCTGATTTATATTACTACTTCATCAACGATTGGAGAACTCCTGATCTGCTTGTTGATGTGACCGCGTACTATTCGCTAAAAGAACAGGCCTTAGAATGCTACCGTTCTCAATTTGGACAGGCCGTTCCTGGAGAGGACGTGGCTCTAACGCCCTTGAACCAAGGTTATGTGGAGCGAGTCAAAGCAAGGGATGCCTTGTTAGGGCAGCGGAAGCTAATTCCCTATGCCGAAGGCTTTGCAGTCAAGTCACCGTATTTAATAGAACTATTCGGATCCAGCAGCACATAA
- the bshA gene encoding N-acetyl-alpha-D-glucosaminyl L-malate synthase BshA: MDPFLKIGITCYPTLGGSGVVATELGKLLAEKGHEVHFISHSVPFRLGSYHKNIFYHEVEVSDYYVFRYPPYDLSLATKMAQVAKQQNLDILHVHYAVPHAVCALLAKQMVGDKLKIVTTLHGTDITVLAQDESLKDLIRLAINESDAVTSVSRDLMKETCEVLDITREIELTYNFVDERVYYPRDTKTCRSEFAAPDEKVLMHISNFRPVKRVGDVVDVFHMVNAEVPSQLLFVGEGPDLPKIQWKVKELGIADRVHFLGKQDDIAHVISMADVLLLPSEKESFGLVALEAMACGIPTIGSLAGGIPELVAHGETGFLSPIGDTRQMADDTLALFRDEQLANRLREACLARATGEFSSDLITLRYESIYYKVLGRKMPVLKPLCG; encoded by the coding sequence ATGGACCCATTTCTAAAAATCGGCATAACCTGTTACCCGACGCTTGGCGGTTCCGGGGTTGTGGCAACCGAACTTGGCAAGCTGTTGGCAGAAAAAGGACATGAAGTTCACTTTATTTCCCACAGTGTTCCTTTTCGCTTAGGAAGTTATCACAAGAACATTTTTTATCACGAAGTGGAAGTTAGTGATTATTATGTATTCCGGTATCCCCCTTATGATTTGTCCCTCGCTACCAAGATGGCACAGGTTGCGAAGCAGCAGAACTTGGATATTTTACATGTGCATTATGCGGTTCCTCATGCGGTTTGCGCTTTATTGGCCAAACAGATGGTGGGAGATAAGCTCAAAATAGTCACCACTCTGCATGGTACGGATATTACCGTGCTTGCGCAGGATGAATCCTTGAAGGATTTAATCAGGCTCGCTATTAATGAGAGTGATGCTGTGACCTCGGTCTCCCGCGACCTTATGAAAGAGACGTGCGAAGTGCTCGACATTACGAGAGAGATAGAACTCACTTATAATTTCGTGGATGAGCGTGTGTACTATCCCCGAGATACGAAAACATGCCGGAGCGAATTTGCCGCTCCCGATGAAAAGGTACTGATGCATATATCTAACTTCCGTCCGGTCAAACGGGTCGGAGATGTAGTCGACGTGTTTCATATGGTGAATGCTGAAGTTCCTTCACAGCTGTTGTTTGTGGGAGAGGGGCCGGATCTGCCGAAGATTCAATGGAAGGTAAAAGAATTAGGAATTGCCGATCGCGTTCATTTTCTTGGTAAACAGGATGATATTGCCCATGTCATTTCGATGGCAGACGTTCTGCTGCTGCCTTCAGAGAAAGAGAGTTTTGGCCTCGTAGCACTTGAAGCGATGGCCTGCGGTATTCCGACTATCGGTTCGCTTGCCGGGGGAATTCCAGAGCTAGTCGCTCACGGTGAAACGGGTTTTCTCTCGCCGATTGGCGATACACGGCAAATGGCCGATGATACGCTCGCACTGTTTAGAGATGAGCAGCTTGCGAATAGGCTGCGAGAAGCTTGTTTGGCTAGAGCGACAGGCGAATTCAGCAGCGACCTTATAACGCTGAGGTATGAGAGTATCTACTACAAAGTGCTTGGACGCAAAATGCCCGTATTGAAGCCGTTGTGTGGATGA
- a CDS encoding CCA tRNA nucleotidyltransferase, translating to MYDWKQVDPLMQHQGEKVLKTLVKSGHSAYFVGGCVRDELMGRPVHDMDIATSAKPESVMDLFERTIPTGLQHGTVTVVMGDYPFEVTTFRKESHYEDHRHPAAVEFVSGIVEDLQRRDFTMNAMARSLEGELTDPFQGLSDIRKGVIRCVGKAEERFDEDALRMMRAIRFASVFGYRPVKSLWRALINGRDKITYVAIERIRAELERLLLGAYPLRGLELLRRSQLLHHAKAPFIEPCKLTREGAKRLQALDYMPAEPQELRWSMLLQGLAIAAAEAEVIMKEWTFSNQVAMTTSQIMRFDEAWNEIRASLEPGDTEQLRRSWVEIELQYGQTISRLWLDRQSRWLAYLGEEDRAAQLRLQKEEMQWHLAVPVHDLKELAIRGGDVLTTLGLKGGPWLGELMKRLLLLVAVGDVPNEKEALLEYVKAVVK from the coding sequence ATGTACGATTGGAAACAGGTAGACCCCCTGATGCAGCATCAGGGGGAAAAGGTGCTTAAAACATTGGTGAAATCCGGTCACAGTGCCTATTTCGTTGGAGGCTGCGTGCGGGATGAGCTGATGGGCCGCCCGGTTCATGATATGGATATCGCGACTTCAGCCAAGCCTGAGTCGGTGATGGATTTATTTGAACGAACGATTCCAACCGGCTTGCAGCACGGTACGGTTACCGTAGTGATGGGCGATTATCCTTTTGAGGTTACAACTTTTCGGAAGGAATCCCATTATGAGGATCATCGGCATCCAGCAGCCGTCGAATTTGTAAGCGGTATTGTAGAAGACTTGCAGCGGCGCGACTTCACGATGAATGCGATGGCTCGCAGTCTGGAGGGCGAACTGACCGATCCCTTTCAAGGATTGTCGGATATCCGAAAAGGAGTCATTCGCTGCGTCGGAAAGGCAGAGGAACGTTTTGATGAGGATGCGCTCCGCATGATGCGGGCGATTCGCTTTGCATCGGTGTTCGGTTACCGTCCTGTAAAGAGCCTGTGGCGCGCTTTGATAAATGGAAGGGATAAAATAACTTATGTGGCGATCGAACGCATTAGAGCGGAACTGGAGCGGCTCCTGCTGGGTGCTTATCCGCTCCGAGGGCTGGAGCTCCTACGACGCAGCCAACTGCTGCATCATGCGAAAGCTCCGTTTATAGAACCATGCAAGCTAACTCGGGAAGGTGCAAAGCGGCTTCAAGCGCTGGATTATATGCCGGCCGAGCCCCAAGAGCTTAGGTGGTCGATGCTGCTTCAAGGGCTAGCCATTGCAGCGGCTGAAGCGGAAGTAATCATGAAGGAATGGACGTTCTCGAATCAAGTTGCGATGACAACTTCTCAAATCATGAGGTTCGATGAGGCTTGGAACGAGATAAGGGCCTCCTTGGAACCGGGAGATACCGAGCAGCTTCGTCGCAGTTGGGTGGAGATTGAGCTGCAGTATGGACAGACCATCAGTCGATTATGGTTGGACCGACAAAGCCGCTGGCTGGCTTATCTTGGAGAGGAAGACCGGGCTGCACAGCTTCGTCTTCAGAAAGAAGAAATGCAGTGGCACCTGGCAGTACCTGTGCATGATTTGAAAGAGTTGGCCATTCGCGGCGGCGATGTACTGACTACGTTAGGTTTAAAGGGTGGGCCCTGGCTTGGCGAACTGATGAAGCGGCTATTGCTGCTTGTAGCTGTCGGCGATGTTCCGAACGAGAAGGAAGCGTTGCTTGAATATGTGAAAGCTGTGGTGAAGTGA
- a CDS encoding biotin--[acetyl-CoA-carboxylase] ligase, with the protein MSHSRLLDLLLSQPGQYVSGEEISRKLSISRTAVWKQINKLREEGYEFDAVSRKGYRLISKPERLEYSGLLQAMNTKSFGRKLKLLEVTTSTQEEVRLLAELGAAEGTLVIAEEQTIGRGRQGRRWHSPAGKGVWMSLLLRPPLPLTRAPQLTLLSAVAVCRAIRAVTGVEVGIKWPNDLLVHGRKICGILLESIGEDEMIRYCIAGVGIDANLEPSDLPPELRTIATSLQIESGRKVDRVVLIGAVIAELEKFYELYLEEGFAPIGHLWEALSVTTGQDITVKTAQGEVRGRAMGLDENGGLLVMQEDHRLTTIFSGEVQIDGCNP; encoded by the coding sequence ATGAGTCATAGTCGCTTGCTCGATCTGCTGTTATCGCAGCCGGGCCAGTATGTATCCGGTGAGGAGATTAGCCGGAAATTATCGATTAGCCGGACGGCGGTGTGGAAACAGATTAATAAGCTCCGTGAGGAAGGCTATGAATTTGATGCGGTCTCTCGGAAGGGGTACCGACTCATTAGCAAGCCTGAGCGATTAGAATACAGCGGCTTGCTGCAGGCGATGAATACAAAGTCTTTTGGCCGAAAGTTGAAGCTGTTGGAGGTAACGACATCCACGCAAGAGGAGGTTCGCCTGCTGGCGGAGCTAGGAGCTGCGGAGGGGACGCTTGTCATTGCCGAAGAACAGACGATTGGCAGAGGAAGACAAGGCCGGAGATGGCACTCGCCTGCTGGTAAAGGGGTATGGATGAGCTTGTTGCTTCGTCCGCCGCTTCCTTTAACAAGAGCGCCGCAGCTTACTTTGTTAAGCGCGGTGGCGGTATGTCGTGCCATTCGAGCTGTAACGGGAGTAGAGGTGGGTATTAAATGGCCAAATGATCTTCTTGTTCATGGACGGAAAATATGCGGGATATTGTTAGAGTCGATTGGCGAGGATGAAATGATCCGCTATTGTATTGCGGGAGTTGGCATTGATGCGAATCTTGAACCTAGTGATTTGCCGCCTGAGCTACGGACCATTGCGACTTCGCTACAGATCGAAAGCGGCCGAAAGGTTGATCGTGTCGTATTGATCGGTGCGGTTATTGCGGAGCTGGAGAAATTCTATGAGTTATATCTGGAAGAAGGATTTGCCCCGATAGGTCATTTATGGGAGGCGCTGTCGGTTACGACAGGCCAAGATATCACTGTAAAGACGGCTCAAGGAGAAGTGAGGGGTCGAGCGATGGGTCTGGATGAGAACGGAGGACTACTCGTTATGCAAGAAGATCACAGGCTAACCACAATTTTCTCTGGAGAAGTGCAAATTGACGGGTGTAATCCGTAA